A region of uncultured Desulfobacter sp. DNA encodes the following proteins:
- the priA gene encoding primosomal protein N' — translation MSPMISTDYIEVAVTLPVNQTFVYRIPDKFRDDACPGMRVLVPFGRRRVTGYILEEKPESGPYKTKEVLDLLDDHPLFPESDIEFFKWVANYYIYPLGDTIKAAMPAGLDCMDVVCAFATVKGAQALDAGDLAREEARIIGLANAKNGISLKALSRRDPAGAAVLRRLEKKDLVQVTAVLQKETAGIKTEKFISLPEKLQTQQLRMSAKRQKILAMVREAGEVSLTSLKRHVPTAPNLIKPMAEAGWLNVVNRRVFRDPLGDPVTPDTPPELTQEQNAVVKQIQDRGDVFSPCLLVGVTGSGKTEVYMRLVADAVAKGKGAIVLVPEIALISQTERRFRARFGENIAVIHSMLSQGERLDQWRKISHEKVNIVIGARSAIFTPIRNIGIIIVDEEHDYSYKQESGLRYNARDLAVVRAKMHNCPVVLGSATPSVQSCQNVMSEKFFKLELTRRVNNQTLPDITLVDMKKYQGGDCYTDRIITPELGRAVRSCLEKGNQALIFLNRRGFSTFPLCASCGKTLGCPHCDVTMTFHKGEDQYKCHLCGHVFTSDIRCPDCGTGKIRNLGFGTEKIESMLKTLFPDARVARVDQDSTAKKGSTLTILRQIRNRTVDIIVGTQMLAKGHDFPSITLVGVICADLSLSLPDFRASERTFQLLAQVAGRAGRGQEPGRVIMQTFNPDHFTIQAARNQDYLEFFNQETPFRKALTYPPFSRMIQLKISGKNAEQTRNHAQLAAEILGKLNTREPKAQILGPIEAAIQKISSRFRWQILVKGASSGNLSRLVSAMVQDPVIQKVKSVSIAIDVDPYSLL, via the coding sequence ATGTCCCCCATGATATCCACGGACTACATTGAGGTCGCAGTGACCCTGCCTGTGAACCAGACTTTTGTTTACCGGATTCCAGATAAGTTCCGGGACGATGCCTGTCCCGGCATGAGGGTGCTGGTGCCGTTCGGGCGGCGCAGGGTCACAGGCTATATTCTGGAGGAAAAACCGGAAAGCGGGCCATATAAGACAAAAGAGGTACTGGATCTGCTGGATGACCATCCCCTGTTCCCCGAATCTGACATCGAATTTTTCAAATGGGTGGCAAACTATTATATATATCCTTTAGGGGACACCATTAAAGCGGCAATGCCGGCCGGCCTGGACTGCATGGATGTCGTTTGCGCTTTTGCCACGGTTAAGGGCGCACAAGCTCTTGATGCCGGGGATCTTGCCCGGGAAGAAGCCAGGATTATAGGCCTGGCAAATGCAAAAAACGGGATCTCTTTGAAAGCTCTTTCCCGCCGGGACCCTGCCGGGGCTGCGGTCTTGCGTCGTCTTGAAAAAAAAGACCTGGTGCAGGTCACGGCCGTACTTCAAAAGGAAACCGCCGGGATCAAAACCGAAAAATTCATTTCCCTGCCCGAAAAGCTTCAGACGCAACAACTCCGGATGTCAGCCAAACGCCAGAAGATCCTTGCCATGGTCCGGGAGGCCGGGGAGGTTTCTTTGACCAGCCTGAAACGCCATGTCCCCACAGCACCGAACCTGATCAAACCCATGGCCGAGGCCGGGTGGCTGAACGTGGTCAACCGCCGGGTGTTCAGAGATCCTTTAGGAGACCCGGTAACACCGGATACCCCGCCTGAACTGACCCAAGAACAGAACGCTGTTGTAAAACAGATTCAGGACCGCGGAGATGTTTTTTCGCCCTGCCTTCTGGTAGGCGTGACCGGATCGGGCAAGACCGAAGTCTATATGCGCCTGGTGGCCGATGCCGTGGCAAAAGGCAAGGGAGCCATAGTACTGGTGCCGGAGATTGCCCTGATTTCCCAGACCGAAAGGCGTTTCAGAGCAAGGTTTGGTGAAAACATTGCTGTGATCCACTCCATGCTTTCCCAGGGAGAACGTCTGGATCAGTGGCGGAAAATCAGTCATGAAAAAGTCAATATTGTTATTGGCGCCAGATCTGCCATTTTTACGCCGATCCGGAACATCGGCATTATCATTGTGGATGAGGAGCACGACTATTCCTATAAACAGGAATCGGGCCTGCGCTATAATGCCCGGGACCTTGCCGTGGTCCGGGCAAAAATGCACAACTGCCCCGTGGTGCTGGGGTCTGCCACGCCTTCGGTGCAGTCATGTCAGAATGTGATGTCTGAAAAATTTTTCAAACTGGAACTGACCCGGCGGGTGAACAACCAGACGCTGCCCGATATCACCCTGGTGGATATGAAAAAATACCAGGGAGGCGACTGTTACACGGACCGGATCATCACCCCGGAGCTTGGCCGGGCTGTCCGGTCCTGCCTTGAAAAGGGCAACCAGGCTTTGATCTTTTTAAACCGCCGGGGGTTTTCCACCTTTCCCCTATGCGCCTCCTGTGGAAAAACCCTGGGGTGTCCCCATTGTGATGTAACTATGACCTTTCACAAGGGCGAAGATCAGTATAAGTGCCATCTGTGCGGGCATGTTTTCACATCCGACATCCGGTGCCCCGACTGCGGCACCGGAAAAATAAGGAATCTGGGGTTTGGCACGGAAAAAATTGAATCCATGCTGAAAACCCTTTTTCCCGATGCCCGGGTGGCCCGGGTGGACCAGGATTCCACGGCAAAAAAAGGCAGTACGCTCACAATTTTGCGCCAGATCCGCAACCGCACCGTGGATATTATTGTGGGCACCCAGATGCTGGCCAAGGGCCACGATTTTCCGTCTATTACCCTGGTAGGGGTGATTTGTGCGGATCTAAGCCTAAGCCTGCCTGATTTCAGAGCCAGTGAACGCACCTTTCAACTGCTGGCCCAGGTGGCGGGCCGGGCCGGCCGGGGGCAGGAACCGGGCCGGGTGATCATGCAGACTTTTAACCCGGATCATTTCACCATTCAAGCGGCCCGCAATCAGGATTACCTTGAATTTTTCAACCAGGAAACCCCTTTCAGAAAGGCGCTGACCTATCCGCCGTTCTCCCGGATGATTCAGCTCAAAATTTCAGGAAAAAATGCTGAACAGACAAGGAATCATGCCCAACTTGCCGCAGAGATTCTTGGAAAGCTTAATACCCGGGAACCCAAAGCCCAGATCCTGGGCCCCATTGAGGCGGCCATCCAGAAAATCTCATCGCGCTTCAGGTGGCAGATACTTGTTAAAGGAGCCTCATCGGGCAATCTGAGCAGGCTGGTATCAGCCATGGTCCAGGATCCGGTTATCCAGAAGGTTAAATCCGTTTCTATTGCCATAGATGTTGATCCCTACTCCCTGCTCTAA
- a CDS encoding methionine aminotransferase: protein MKLESKLPDVGVTIFTVMSGLAAQCGAINLSQGFPDFDVNPELIDRVRHYMTEGFNQYAPMQGVALLREKISRKVKNLYGTLYDPATEITVTSGATEGLFAAITAAVGVGDEVIVLEPAYDSYVPAIRLNKGIPVYVKLKYPDYHVDWNEVRDAITPKTRMIIINSPHNPTGMLFKEHDITALKEITRDTDILILSDEVYEHIVFDGRDHMSMARDPELARRSFVISSFGKTYHNTGWKIGYCLAPRALSVEFQRIHQYLTFSSNTPVQYAFSDIMDQPDLYLDLGAFYQKKRDTFLELMQNSRFKPLPCHGTYFQMMDYSQISTENDVEFAKRMTREKGVAAIPPSFFYHEFDDHKVLRFCFAKRDETLEQAAEVLCRI, encoded by the coding sequence ATGAAACTTGAGTCCAAGCTCCCGGACGTGGGAGTCACTATTTTTACCGTCATGTCGGGCCTTGCGGCACAGTGCGGGGCCATCAACCTGTCCCAGGGCTTCCCGGACTTTGATGTCAATCCTGAACTCATCGACCGTGTGCGGCATTATATGACAGAGGGATTTAACCAGTATGCCCCCATGCAGGGTGTGGCCCTGCTCCGGGAAAAGATCAGCCGGAAGGTAAAAAACCTTTACGGCACCCTTTACGATCCGGCCACGGAAATCACCGTAACCTCAGGGGCCACCGAGGGACTGTTTGCGGCCATCACGGCAGCCGTGGGCGTCGGGGACGAGGTCATTGTCCTGGAACCCGCCTATGACTCCTATGTCCCGGCCATCCGGTTGAACAAAGGCATCCCGGTGTATGTGAAGCTCAAGTACCCGGATTACCATGTGGATTGGAATGAGGTCCGGGACGCCATAACCCCAAAGACCCGGATGATCATCATAAACTCTCCGCACAATCCCACCGGAATGCTGTTTAAAGAGCACGATATCACTGCGCTCAAGGAGATCACCCGGGATACGGATATCCTTATCCTCAGCGACGAGGTCTACGAACACATTGTGTTTGACGGCCGGGACCACATGAGCATGGCCCGGGACCCGGAGCTTGCCCGGCGCTCCTTTGTGATAAGCTCCTTTGGAAAAACCTATCACAATACAGGGTGGAAAATCGGTTACTGCCTGGCTCCCAGGGCCCTGTCCGTAGAATTCCAACGGATACACCAGTACCTGACCTTTTCTTCCAATACGCCGGTCCAGTATGCTTTTTCCGATATTATGGACCAGCCGGATCTGTACCTTGACCTGGGAGCATTTTACCAGAAAAAAAGGGATACCTTCCTGGAGCTCATGCAAAATTCCCGGTTCAAACCCCTGCCCTGCCACGGCACCTATTTCCAGATGATGGACTACTCCCAAATTTCAACGGAAAACGATGTGGAATTTGCCAAGCGCATGACCCGGGAAAAAGGCGTTGCCGCCATTCCGCCATCATTTTTCTACCATGAATTTGACGATCACAAGGTATTGAGATTCTGTTTCGCAAAACGGGATGAGACACTTGAGCAAGCGGCGGAGGTTTTATGCAGAATCTGA
- a CDS encoding amidohydrolase, which produces MQNLKVTLVQADPFWEDSDANLELFDRTLDRLGEPTHLVVLPEMFTSGFTMNAGAVAQSMDGPAIAWMKKKSHAMNADITGSLVIGESGRYHNRLVWVKPTGELFAYDKKHLFRYAGEEKIFTPGEKPITVELHGWRIRPFICYDLRFPIWTRNVNLTYHVALFTANWPARRATHWKALLAARAIENQAYVIGVNRVGIDGNGLHYTGDSRIIDPLGTVVFQHSESPVTYTAELSIQELESYWASFPAWMDADSDQLNGASPIA; this is translated from the coding sequence ATGCAGAATCTGAAGGTGACCCTGGTTCAGGCCGATCCTTTCTGGGAAGACAGTGACGCCAATCTGGAACTGTTCGACAGGACCCTTGACCGCCTTGGGGAGCCGACCCATCTGGTGGTGCTTCCCGAGATGTTTACCTCGGGGTTTACCATGAATGCCGGGGCTGTGGCCCAGTCCATGGACGGCCCGGCCATTGCGTGGATGAAAAAAAAGTCCCATGCCATGAACGCAGATATCACAGGCAGCCTGGTGATCGGGGAATCAGGGCGTTATCACAACCGCCTTGTCTGGGTAAAGCCCACGGGAGAGCTTTTTGCCTATGACAAAAAGCACCTGTTCCGGTACGCCGGTGAAGAAAAAATCTTTACACCGGGAGAAAAACCCATCACCGTAGAACTCCACGGCTGGCGAATACGACCGTTCATCTGCTATGATCTCAGATTCCCGATCTGGACCCGAAACGTAAACCTTACCTATCATGTGGCCCTGTTTACGGCAAACTGGCCCGCCAGGCGCGCGACTCACTGGAAAGCGCTTCTGGCCGCCAGGGCCATTGAAAATCAGGCATATGTAATTGGGGTCAACCGGGTTGGGATTGACGGCAACGGCCTTCACTACACCGGGGATTCCCGAATCATTGATCCTTTAGGCACCGTTGTTTTTCAGCATTCAGAGTCGCCGGTGACGTATACGGCAGAATTATCCATCCAGGAGCTGGAATCATATTGGGCATCCTTTCCGGCATGGATGGACGCGGACTCCGACCAGTTGAACGGAGCCTCTCCCATCGCCTGA
- a CDS encoding metal-dependent hydrolase encodes MADFKTHLTVASIGSSIAATILFASAVASPQEVLLYFIFGVVGGLLPDIDSDSSLTVRLLFTFIATLISFLIMFKQRADNTVMELFIIWAVSFIFIKFFIFSLFTKLTVHRGIIHSIPASVAFGCMAAIGLNRIFHFSDFVSWMAGGFVFGGSILHLILDELCGLNLLTGQTKKSSGTAFKFGSIGNIRATIAIYMFIAILFVAMPSHTRFFSVIFASQTYEHLEFFPSGKWFSRLCAELAHNGGSLALD; translated from the coding sequence GTGGCGGATTTTAAAACACATCTTACCGTGGCAAGTATCGGAAGCAGTATTGCGGCAACAATACTGTTTGCATCGGCAGTTGCATCCCCACAGGAAGTACTGCTTTACTTTATTTTCGGGGTGGTGGGCGGCCTGTTGCCGGACATTGATTCGGACAGTTCTTTAACGGTCCGGCTGCTGTTTACATTTATTGCCACACTGATATCGTTTTTAATCATGTTCAAGCAGCGGGCGGACAACACCGTGATGGAGCTGTTCATCATCTGGGCGGTCAGTTTTATTTTTATAAAATTTTTTATATTTTCGTTGTTTACAAAGCTGACGGTGCACAGAGGTATTATTCATTCCATACCGGCGTCAGTGGCCTTTGGATGCATGGCGGCAATAGGTCTGAACCGCATATTTCATTTCAGTGATTTTGTATCCTGGATGGCCGGGGGATTTGTTTTTGGCGGTTCAATCCTGCACCTCATACTTGATGAGCTGTGCGGCCTCAATCTGTTAACCGGACAAACCAAAAAATCTTCGGGTACGGCGTTTAAATTCGGAAGCATTGGAAACATTAGGGCGACCATCGCCATTTATATGTTCATTGCCATCCTGTTTGTGGCTATGCCCAGTCACACCCGTTTTTTTTCCGTCATTTTTGCCTCCCAAACCTATGAACACCTTGAATTTTTTCCCAGCGGGAAATGGTTTAGTCGATTATGTGCCGAGCTTGCTCATAACGGAGGCAGTCTGGCTCTTGACTAA
- a CDS encoding diguanylate cyclase, whose protein sequence is MTTSEIEDLRRQLAHLKGIEQRYLKAEEALMNFEKRNRLIGDSAPLGMFTIDMQGNLIGINRKMCELLSWHPNLNMAPVNLMNCEAIALSGVHADIQRCIVKKRAIVVDHPHTAPQGNHIHLRYYLSPIMDDQGTVNGVLAMVENYTHLKQAEDALKDSERRYRQLFQSAPIALVEWDVSDLKQYLEQLRADGVSDFKQFLDQQPQQILHCWELIKTADYNLAFLKLMGICIHEPPDGAFLPTDVEEFLSMAREVILVAAEGNPDVERETALVTTSGKRKTVLAKSLVISGHEETLERVAIAMVDISQRKAAEAALKESERRFREQAFRDGLTGLYNQRYLYQALAKKVEHAQRTGTPVSLIFMDMDYFKRVVDTYGHINGSHAIRKVAHSIDSCLEQPAFAVAYAGDEFVVVLPGMQIEHALGKADEIRTLIRDTVYVLDKGVEVNLTASFGVATFPDHATDLNELIAAADHALFAIKQTGKNAIGRFISY, encoded by the coding sequence ATGACCACATCGGAAATCGAGGATCTGCGCCGGCAGCTGGCGCATTTAAAAGGTATCGAACAGCGGTACCTGAAGGCCGAAGAGGCCCTGATGAACTTTGAAAAGCGAAACAGGTTAATTGGTGACAGTGCGCCGTTGGGGATGTTCACCATTGATATGCAAGGCAACCTTATCGGCATCAACCGCAAGATGTGTGAGCTGTTGTCCTGGCATCCCAACCTGAATATGGCACCTGTTAATCTTATGAACTGTGAGGCCATTGCCCTTTCAGGGGTTCATGCTGATATCCAGCGCTGCATTGTTAAAAAACGAGCCATTGTGGTGGACCATCCCCATACCGCCCCCCAGGGAAATCATATCCATCTGCGCTACTATCTGAGCCCCATAATGGATGATCAAGGCACAGTCAACGGTGTTTTGGCCATGGTGGAGAACTATACCCATCTCAAGCAGGCAGAAGATGCACTCAAGGACAGTGAAAGGCGTTACCGTCAGTTGTTTCAGTCCGCCCCCATTGCCCTGGTTGAATGGGACGTTTCCGATTTAAAGCAGTATTTGGAACAGCTTCGGGCAGACGGGGTTTCAGATTTCAAGCAGTTTCTGGACCAGCAACCCCAACAGATTCTTCACTGCTGGGAGCTGATTAAAACGGCCGATTACAACCTGGCGTTTTTAAAACTCATGGGGATCTGCATTCATGAACCGCCTGACGGCGCCTTTTTGCCCACTGATGTGGAAGAGTTTTTAAGCATGGCCCGGGAAGTCATCCTGGTGGCGGCCGAAGGAAATCCCGATGTGGAAAGGGAGACCGCTCTGGTGACCACCAGCGGCAAACGCAAAACTGTCCTGGCTAAATCCCTGGTTATTTCCGGCCACGAGGAAACCCTGGAGCGGGTGGCAATTGCCATGGTGGACATTTCCCAGCGTAAAGCCGCAGAAGCCGCCTTAAAAGAGAGCGAACGCCGGTTTCGGGAACAGGCTTTCCGGGATGGCCTCACCGGCCTGTACAACCAGCGCTACCTGTACCAGGCTCTGGCTAAAAAGGTTGAACATGCCCAAAGAACCGGGACGCCGGTTTCTCTAATATTCATGGACATGGATTATTTTAAAAGGGTTGTGGACACTTACGGACACATCAATGGCTCCCACGCAATCCGCAAGGTGGCTCACTCCATTGACAGCTGCCTGGAACAACCGGCCTTTGCCGTGGCCTACGCCGGGGATGAATTCGTGGTTGTACTGCCGGGGATGCAGATAGAGCATGCCCTGGGGAAAGCCGATGAAATCCGCACATTAATAAGAGACACGGTTTATGTCCTGGATAAGGGGGTTGAAGTCAATCTAACCGCCAGTTTTGGTGTCGCCACGTTTCCGGACCACGCCACCGATCTCAATGAGCTGATTGCCGCGGCTGACCACGCCCTGTTCGCCATCAAACAAACCGGCAAGAACGCTATTGGCCGGTTTATTTCGTATTAG
- a CDS encoding transposase: MLTNVRRVTMKSLIKSIVLPTTLIYTDEYGIYNQLPEWGYKHKHMNHGAGEYARDEDGDGFHE; this comes from the coding sequence ATGCTTACTAATGTTCGCCGGGTAACTATGAAGTCCTTGATAAAGTCGATCGTTTTGCCAACGACTTTGATCTACACTGATGAATACGGGATCTACAATCAGTTGCCAGAGTGGGGGTACAAGCATAAGCACATGAATCACGGGGCTGGAGAATACGCCCGAGACGAGGATGGAGATGGTTTCCATGAATAA
- a CDS encoding YncE family protein: MKNLLKSVLPIAILVVPLFASFGSAAPFAYIANQNSNSVSVVDLGSNQVTDIVDVETGPFGIAVDSSGTYIYIANSTDGSVSVYDPSETYPGYLVSVGQYPVAVELNPKQTCAYVVNYSSNDVSVLNLDTYTVSATFAVGKSPADIVVNPYDTRVYVSNTIDNTISVIDTATQTSITDIAVGQFPVGLAINETGKTLYVANRNDGTISIINTDSNLVETTISVGQTPMGIALSSDGSRLYVGNDGSETISVIDTTTKKLLLDIHVENNGHIGITPGGTHIIATDSKNDTISVIDTLTHLVIATIAVSDTPIGFGSFITPYTEDIKIKSLSMDIAGTVAANTPVRVSVNAIGPSEIYYRFRYIAGFGTEDYESNTSVVMQNWTTKNYCDFVFLAADNYMVLVEALADPKNPPTPIPIIGTNIKVE; the protein is encoded by the coding sequence ATGAAAAATTTACTCAAATCAGTTTTGCCGATTGCCATTCTTGTGGTTCCTCTGTTTGCGTCTTTCGGTTCTGCAGCTCCTTTTGCATATATTGCCAATCAAAATAGCAATTCAGTGTCCGTAGTTGATTTAGGTTCCAATCAGGTGACTGACATTGTAGACGTTGAAACCGGCCCTTTCGGCATAGCCGTGGACAGTTCCGGGACTTATATATATATTGCCAACTCAACGGATGGCTCTGTTTCCGTCTACGACCCATCGGAAACATACCCTGGTTACCTTGTATCAGTTGGGCAGTATCCGGTTGCCGTTGAGCTGAACCCGAAACAGACCTGCGCTTATGTCGTCAATTACAGCAGCAACGACGTATCCGTTCTGAATCTTGACACTTATACCGTTTCAGCCACGTTCGCGGTGGGCAAAAGCCCTGCAGATATTGTGGTCAACCCTTACGATACCCGGGTATATGTATCCAATACCATTGACAACACCATCTCCGTTATAGACACAGCCACCCAGACATCTATCACCGACATTGCCGTGGGACAATTTCCCGTGGGATTGGCAATAAATGAGACGGGCAAGACACTTTATGTGGCAAATCGTAACGACGGCACAATCAGCATCATCAATACGGACAGTAATCTTGTTGAAACTACAATTTCTGTAGGGCAAACCCCAATGGGAATTGCTCTGAGTTCTGATGGATCAAGGCTCTATGTGGGAAATGACGGCAGCGAGACTATTTCCGTTATAGATACGACAACAAAAAAGCTGCTGTTGGACATCCATGTAGAAAACAACGGACACATCGGCATAACACCCGGAGGAACCCATATTATTGCGACAGACTCTAAAAACGATACTATTTCGGTGATTGACACGCTCACCCATCTTGTTATAGCCACCATTGCGGTGAGCGATACACCCATCGGCTTTGGTTCATTCATTACCCCCTATACCGAGGATATAAAAATTAAATCATTGTCCATGGATATTGCCGGAACTGTGGCTGCAAACACGCCGGTCCGGGTCAGTGTCAACGCCATCGGCCCATCGGAAATCTATTACCGATTCCGTTATATCGCTGGATTCGGAACCGAGGATTATGAATCCAACACATCAGTGGTAATGCAAAACTGGACCACAAAAAATTATTGTGACTTTGTGTTCCTGGCCGCAGATAACTATATGGTTCTTGTGGAAGCACTGGCAGATCCTAAGAATCCCCCTACCCCCATCCCCATTATCGGGACCAACATCAAAGTTGAGTAA
- a CDS encoding SPFH domain-containing protein — protein MGNDNLIFLENIEWFDDSGNQLVQRIPGHGSGEIKWGAQLTVRESQAAVFVYQGKAVEAFGPGRHTLKTLNIPVLTKIASLPWGMSSPLRAEVYFVNMKTFTNLTWGTRDPVAFKDSQLGLIRLRAHGIFNLQVVQPVLFVNRMVGTQGTFTADTVEEYLNRVIVSRFNDYMGETLDSILSLPSRYDALAEALTRRLEKDFRHFGLRLTHLYMNAITPPPEVQKAIDDKSRMSLFQDMNKLMKMKAAMAMESAAQSDTNASGGMGMGMGMMMPALFSRYLSEPDPGPGGAPGSVAQAQCPECQAAIPANARFCPMCGHQQVIFQQCEHCGKNLTPSAKFCPRCGKPVNGKQGPRICTRCGAEDLTDALFCNQCGEKY, from the coding sequence ATGGGCAACGACAACCTTATTTTCCTTGAAAACATTGAGTGGTTCGACGATTCGGGCAACCAGCTGGTGCAGCGCATCCCCGGCCATGGGTCAGGCGAGATCAAGTGGGGCGCCCAGTTGACTGTCCGGGAGAGCCAGGCGGCTGTATTCGTTTACCAGGGCAAAGCAGTGGAAGCCTTTGGACCCGGAAGACATACACTGAAAACCCTCAATATTCCGGTTCTCACAAAAATCGCCAGCCTTCCCTGGGGCATGAGCAGCCCTCTGCGGGCAGAAGTCTATTTTGTGAACATGAAGACTTTCACGAACTTGACCTGGGGCACCCGGGACCCGGTGGCTTTCAAGGATTCACAGTTGGGCCTGATACGGCTCAGGGCCCATGGGATATTCAATTTACAGGTGGTCCAGCCCGTACTGTTCGTCAACCGCATGGTGGGAACCCAAGGGACCTTCACGGCTGATACGGTGGAAGAGTACCTGAACCGGGTTATAGTTTCCCGGTTCAACGATTACATGGGAGAGACCCTGGACTCCATACTCAGTCTACCGTCCCGGTACGACGCCCTGGCCGAGGCCCTGACCCGGCGCCTGGAGAAAGATTTCCGGCATTTCGGCCTTCGTCTTACCCATTTGTACATGAACGCCATCACACCGCCCCCGGAAGTCCAGAAAGCCATTGATGATAAAAGCCGCATGTCCCTGTTCCAGGACATGAACAAGCTCATGAAGATGAAGGCGGCCATGGCCATGGAGAGCGCTGCCCAATCCGATACGAATGCCTCGGGCGGAATGGGTATGGGAATGGGCATGATGATGCCGGCACTGTTCTCCCGGTATCTCAGCGAACCGGACCCGGGTCCGGGGGGGGCTCCCGGAAGTGTGGCCCAGGCCCAGTGCCCGGAATGTCAGGCAGCCATTCCCGCCAACGCCCGGTTCTGCCCCATGTGCGGCCACCAGCAGGTCATTTTCCAACAGTGCGAACACTGCGGTAAAAACCTTACACCCTCGGCAAAGTTCTGCCCCAGGTGCGGCAAGCCCGTGAACGGCAAACAAGGACCCCGAATCTGCACCCGGTGCGGCGCTGAAGACCTTACCGACGCGCTGTTCTGCAACCAGTGCGGAGAGAAATATTAG